In Ursus arctos isolate Adak ecotype North America unplaced genomic scaffold, UrsArc2.0 scaffold_3, whole genome shotgun sequence, one DNA window encodes the following:
- the RPA3 gene encoding replication protein A 14 kDa subunit gives MVDVMELPRSRVNASMLAQFIDRPVCFVGRLEKIHPTGKMFILSDGEGKNGTIELMEPLDEEISGIVEVVGRVTAKATIMCASYVQFKEDNHPFDLGLYNEAVKITHEFPQFFPLGVVQYD, from the exons ATGGTGGATGTCATGGAGTTGCCCAGGTCGCGCGTCAACGCCAGCATGCTAGCTCAGTTCATCGACCGGCCGGTCTGCTTCGTAGGGAGGCTGGAAAAG attcatcccactggaaaaatgtttattctttcagatggagaaggaaaaaatggaaccaTTGAGTTGATGGAGCCC CTTGATGAAGAAATCTCTGGAATCGTGGAAGTAGTTGGAAGAGTAACGGCCAAGGCAACCATTATGTGTGCATCATATGTCCAGTTTAAAGAAGATAACCATCCTTTTG atcttGGACTTTACAATGAAGCTGTGAAAATTACCCATGAGTTCCCTCAATTTTTTCCTTTGGGGGTTGTGCAATATGATTGA